In Rhodoferax sediminis, the sequence ACCATGTCCTGGCCCTTGGTCCACAGCGATGTGGCCGAGCCCTGCCAGGTGTCGCCGCCGTCGAGCAGCAGCGCTCCGGGTCGGCTGGCTCTCAATCGCTTGACCAGCGTGGCCAGGTGTGCGAAACCGCCGACCTTGCCATAGCGCCTGGCGGCCTTCTCAAAGTCCAGATACGTGAGGGCATGGGCCTGCGCGCTGCCGGGGCGAATGCTGGCGAACTTCAGCAAGTGCTCGCCCACCAGGTGAGGCAGTTTGCCCTTCATGTCGCCAACGCCCAGGTTGACGTTGGGTTCGCGAAAGTAAATGGGCTTGAGCTGCGCATGGCAGTCGGTCATGTGCAAAAACGAGACACTGCCAAACTTGGGAATGTCATACAGCCCATTGGCTGCCGTGGCAATGTCGGTCTCGGCGTAAGCGCCCAGGCCCATGCCTGCCATGGTGCCCGCACCGAGCACCTGCAAAAACTCGCGCGTAGTCAAATTCATAAATTGGCGGCCGTTGAGACAAGCAATAAAAGAAAACCCGGGCTCACCCGGGTCTGACAGAGGCCAGGCCCGTCGGTTACTGGTTGACGGGTGACTTGGGGTCCAGCAGCAGCGCCATGACGTCCCGGATCTGCTGCTCATTCAGGATGCCGGCATGGCCAAAGCGGGGCATGTCCGAGCAGGCGTTGTAGCTCTTGGCATTCCAGATCTTGCGCCAGGTGTATTCGACGACGGCCCGGGCCGCAGGGCTGTCCGGATCGGTCACACCGCGCGTTTTGCCGTAGTGGTAAAGACTGGGGCCGATGGTGCCGAACGACAGCTCCTGCTTGCTGATCTGGTGGCAGTTGTAGCAGTTGCCACCACTGAGCGCGCCGGCCTTGTCGTTCCAGGTCATGCCGCGGCCATCCTGGGCAATTTTCTCGCCTTCCTTCCAGTCGCCCAGAAACTTGCCATCAAGCGGCATCTTCACGGTCTTGAGGTTGGCTGCCTCCAGCGCCCTGGCGGTGGCCTCGTCCAGCGGTTTGCCCGCCACATCCGCGGCGCTGCATGCGCGATTGGTGTCGTCCTGCGCCAGCCGGTCCGTCCTGGCGATGCCTTGATCGCGGAACGATGCCTTCATGATGGCTACCGTCAACTGGTCGTAATCCGGGGCCGCAGGCGCGCTCGCGCAGCCCGCCAGCAGGAATGCTGCGGCGGGCAGCAGGAATTTCATGGTTTTTCTCATAGTGCTGCCTCCTTAACGCTTGATGGCAGGAGCAACGGATTCACCCCCTTTGCCGGTCACACCCATGTACACGGCCAGGGCGATCGTGGCATCGCTGCCAAAACGGGGGTAGGGAAAGCGCTGCTGGCGATAGCAATCGTTCAGGCGCCGCTGCATGCCCCACAGTTCACCCGACGACACGCGATAGGCGGGCCATGAGCCGAAGCCACTGGCAGCACCAGAGGGCTTCGTCAGATTCGGCAGGTCCTGCAGGCGAATGCGCTTGTTGTCGGTGCCATGGCAGGACGCACAGGCAAAGTCATGAGTGCCGGCGCGCGCAAAAAACAGGCGCTTGCCCACCTCGTACATGGTTTTTTCTTCCGTGCGGGATTGCGGCAAATTGAACTTCATGCCACGCGACTCGGAAGAGATCCAGGCGACCAGACCCTCCAGATTCGCCTGCTCGCCCTTGCCGAAGGGCGTGTTGGCAATCTCGGCGGCGTTGAAACCCTGCAGGGTTTCCATGCACGTCAGCAGGCGCGATTCGAGATCCTGGACCCGTTTTGTGTCGGGAAAATAGCGCGGCAGCTCCACGAACGCACCCTTGACGACACCCGCACCTTTGCCCAGGTCACATTTTTCCAGCGATGCATTTTTAGGGCCGCGTGGCTTTTTCCACAAATCCTCGCCCTTGGCCTCGAACAACTCGGCAGGATTGCCGTCCTGCAGCATGGCCCGGTATTCGGCAATACCTTCCTCCGTTGTTTTTTGCGCCCAGGCCGCACTCGCAGCCAGGCCGACCAACGCGGCCATTGCCAGTATTTTTGTCATCCTCATGGGCACCTCGCCTTGTTGTTGTCAAGAAACCGTGGCCTCGTCGGTCCGGCTGTCGCCCTTGGTGTCCTTCCAGCTGATGCCGATCTTGTCGCCCGCCTTGGCGCCCTTCACGGTGAACTGCAAAAACGGGTTCTTCGAGACGGCCGGTCCCCATTCGGCCGTCATCACGGTCTTGCCATTGAGCGTGGCGGTCACGTCCTGGATGTGCCAGGCCGGGATCATTTTGCCAGCGGAATCCTTGCGCTGGCCGGATTCCATTTCGTGCGCCATCAGCACACGCACAACGGCGTTGGCGCCAGCGACTTGAGCGCGAATGCGCATCGGATCTCCCATTTTCAACTCCTCAATCTGGTTTCGAACAATGAAATAAACGCACGACGGGCTCAGCCGCCGCAGCCACCGAGCGTGACCTTGATTTCCTTTTTGGCGAACAGGGCCCGGCCGTCGGCCATGACGGCTACGACATAAACGTCGGACGTCTGGCCCATCTTCACGCGCGTCTTGAAGTTGGGCTCGATGCTGTCATTCACATGGAACACGGCCGCCAGGGTCGAGGGGTTCTTTTCGACCAGTATCAGGATCTGCTTGGGACCCGCGAGCGTGGTGGAGGCGCCCACTGGCACCACGGCGCCGTTTTCGGCGATGTCCGGGCCTTCGATCATGACGTCCTTGCTGGCAACCGGCGCGCCGGCACCCAGGGCTTTGAGCACGTCCGGCACGCTTTTCGCGTCGAAGGCGGTGTTGTTGTAAGCCCATGCGAATTGCGGGAACAGGCCGGTCGCGGCCAGCAGGCTAGCCACGACGGCGCTTCGATGGAGAGTCTCGCGACGAGTTTGCATATATGAATTCCTCATGGTTAGACCGATTTTAATAAATTTTTCGAGATTTAGAACCGCAGATTCTCCGACGCTATTTTCCCGCACCTGAAGCCGGCCATCCTGCCAGGGCCTTGGCGTCGGCGCCCTGCGGTCAACTCGCGCTTTCCTTGATCTGGTACAGCGACGGCGCGCCCTCGGGGCGTTTTTCCAGCGTCCATCGCTGGCTGTGCAGCGCGCTCAAGGCCGGTCGATGCGCTATTGAAACGATAGCGCCACCCGCATGCTGTACTTGGGCCAGAAGCCTTTCATACACTTGTTTTTCGGCTGGCTCGTCGAGTGCGCTGGTGGCCTCGTCGGCAAAAATCCACTTGGGTTTTTTCAGCAGCACGCGCGCGATCGCCAGGCGCTGCTGCTCGCCGCCCGAGAGCTTCTGGCTCCACGCGTCCTGCGTATCGAGCTGCGTCGCCAACTGCGGCAGCAGGGCATCGGTCAGGGCCTGGCGCAGCGCCGCGTCGGTGTACTGATCGGCCGGCAGGGGATAGGCCAGCGCATCGCGCAGCCGGCCATTGGGAAAATAGGGACGCTGCGGAATGAACATCGAATCTGCGGGCTGTTCCACCCGGCCGCGGGCAAACGGCCAGATGCCGGCAAAGGCGCGGAACAGCGTGGACTTGCCGCTGCCCGAGGGGCCCTTGATCAGCACGCTGTCGCCGGCGCGCGCGTGCAGGGTGACGTCCGAGAGCAGCACCGTGCCGCCGGGCAGCGCCAGCGTCAGGCCGTGCGTGGCCAGCGTGTCGGGCGCTACGGAATTCGTAGCCCCCAATGTAGACTGGGTCTGGGCTTGCGCCGCCATGCTCTCCTCAAAACTGGTCAGGCGGTCGGCCGTGGCGCGCCAGGCGGCCAGGCTGCTGTAGTTGTCGACAAACCAGCCCAGCGAATCCTGCACGCGGCCAAACGCGGAGGCAATCTGCATCAGCTCGCCGAGCTGGATGGCGCCGCTGAAAAAGCGTGGCGCCGCCACGATGAACGGAAACACCACGGCCGCCTGGCCAAAAAAATTGGTGAACCAGACCAGGTTTTTTTGCGCCTTGAGCAGCTTGAGAAAGTTGGACAGCACGCTGGAAAAGCGGCCGTCGAGTTGCGCGCGCTCCACGGCCTCGCCCTTGTCCAGCGCGATTGATTCGCTGTACTCGCGCACGCGCACCATGTGGTGCCGGAAATCGGCCTCGTAGCGCTGCTGCAGGAAGTTGAGCCGGATCTGCGGGCGGCCAATGTAATGGGTCGCGACGCTGCCCGCCATGCAGTACAGCACCGCCATCCAGACCATGAAGCCGGGGATGTTGTAGCTGCCGCCGTCAAATTTGAACGCAAAGCCGCCTGACAGGCTCCACAGGATGCCGACAAAGCTGGCCAGTGTGACGACTGCGTTGAGCAGCCCCATCGTGAGTGAGATGGTGTAGCTGGTGAACAGGTTCAAGTCTTCCTGGATGCGCTGGTCGGGGTTGTCGGGCGTGGCCCCGGCGTCGCCGGTAAAGCGCGCCAGCTCGAGCTGATAGAACGCATGATGGGCCAGCCAGCGCTGCAGGTAGTGGCCCGTCATCCAGGCGCGCCAGCGCAGCTCCAGCAGCTGGGTCAGGTAGAAGCGGTACACCGCGATGAGGATGAAGGCGAACGCGAGGTAGGTGAAGCGCCCGAGCTGGGTCCAGAACACAGGTTCGTTCTTGTTCTGCAGTGCGTCGTAGAACAGCCGGTTCCAGTCGTTGAGCAGCACCAGCATGTACACCGCCCCCAGGTTCAGCAGCACGATGGCCACCAGCAGGCCACGCGCCTTCCACTTTTCTTCGGACTGGAAATAGGGCAGCGACAGCGCCCAGACCTTGCGTGTGAAGACCTTGAAATCGGTGATTTTGGTGGACAGGCTCATGTGGCGGGACCCTTGATCTGGTTCGCCACTCCGCTGACCACATGCCCGGCGGGCACGTGCTGCGCGGCGGAATTGACGTGGCCGGTCTGATCATCAAAAAAGAAGTCGGGTTCAAATTCGCGCAAAAATTCTCCTTTCGGCAGGCCGCCGAGAAACATGGCCTCGTCGATCTCGATGTTCCAGTTCATCAGGGTGCGGATGGCGCGGTCATGCGCCGGGGCGCTGCGCGCGGTGACCAGCGCCGTGCGGATGCTCATCGTGGCCGTGCCTTCCTTCTGCAGCCGGTGCAGCGCCTGCAGCAGCGGCTTGAACGGGCCGGGCGGCAGGGGCTTGCCCGCGTGACGTTTCTCATGGCTCTGGAAAGCCTCCAGCCCCGCGCGCTGGAACACCTGCTCAGCCTCGTCGGAGAACAGCACGGCGTCGCCGTCGAAGGCAATGCGCACTTCGTTGGGATAGGTGTCGCGCGCCTGCACCGAGCCGGTGTGCACCGTGGCGGCGGCGAATCCCTGGTCCAGCGCGGCGCGCACATCACCAGGGCTGGCCGACAGGAACAGGTTGGCCTGCAGCGGCCGCAGATAACCGTAGGGTGCGCGGCCCTTGGTGAACACGCCCCGCTCGATCTCGAGCCTGCTGGCCTGCGCGGAGCGGAACACCCGCAGACCCGACACCGGGTCGTTGCGCGACAGGATCACCACCTCCACGCGCTTGGCATCGCCATTGAAAGCCAGCAGCTTTTTCACCAGCGAAAACGCCACACCGGGGCGGGCAGGCTGCTCCAGCCGCTCGAGCTGCAGCCGCATGTAGGCGCGGTCGTCGCCCTGCTCGAAGAGTTCGTTCTCCTGCTCGAAGTCGAACAGCGCGCGCGATGAAATCGCCACCACCAGCTGACCGTCAAGCGAGGCGGCCATTTATTTCACCAACTGGTTGAGCTCGATGATGGGCAGCATCACCGCCAGCACGATCAGCATCACCACCAGCCCCATCGCCACGATCAGCAGCGGCTCCAGAATGGTCGCCAGCTGCATGGCGCGGCGCTGCACCTCGGCGCCGAGCTGGCTGGCGGCGCGGGCAAGCATCACCGGCAGCTGGCCGGTCTGCTCGCCGAGCCGCGCGAACATGCTGACCAGCCCCGGGAAGCGCTTTTTCTGGCCGATCGCGGAGGCCAGCGGCGCGCCCTCGCGCACCAGCACCAGCGCGTCGAGCGCATCGGCGCGCATGGCGCGGTTGTTCAGGGTTTCGGCGGCGGCCTGCAGTGCCTTGAGGATGGGCACGCCGGCCGCTGCGAGCATGGCCAGCGTGCTGGTGAAGCGCGCCGCGTTGTAGCCGCGCGCGAGTTTGCCGAGCAGCGGCAGGTTGAGCCACGCAGCATCGAATTTTTCACGAAATGCCTCGTTTCTCAAGGCCACACGGGCGCCAATAGCTATCAAAATAAGAGCAATCAGCATGAACCAGCCGTAGTGCCTGACGAAATCGCTGATGGCCAGCATGGCCACCGTGAGGAACGGCAGCGCGCGCTTGGAGCCGGCAAACACATTGGCGACCTGTGGCACCACATAGCCCACCAGGAACATCACGATCACGATCGCCACCAGCGTCACGATGGCCGGGTACAGGGCCGCGCCGATCAGCTTGGCCGTGAGCGCCTGCTGTTCCTCCAGATCGTCGGCGAGACGCTCCAGCACCAGGCCCAGATGGCCGGTTTGCTCGCCGGCGCCGATGACGGCGGTGTAGATCGGCGAGAACTCGCGCGGGTGCTGCGCCAGCGCCCTGGCAAACGGGGCGCCGGCGTTGACCTCGGCGCGCAGCGAGGCGACCAGGTTGCGCTGGGCCTCGTTCTCGGCCTCTTCGGTGAGCGCTGTCAGGGCCCGCTCGAGCGGCAGGCCGGACGACACCAGCCCGGCAACCTGGCGCGTCCAGATCGCCAGCCCGGTGGCATTGAAGACGCGCGGGGTGAACAGCGTGGTGCCCAGTCCCAGGCGGCCCGCACCGGCCGCAGCGCCACTGCCGAGCGGCTCCACGGACAGGGGCACCAGCGACTGCACGCGCAACAGGCCACGCGCCGAGCGCGCCGTGTCGGCCTCCATCACGCCCTTGCGGATCTGCCCCTGGGCGTCCAGTGCTTCGAAAGAATAGGCGGGCATGGCGGTCTCGTTACGCAGCGGCAAGCGTGCGGGCCATCGGCCGCCGCGCCGGGCCGCCCCAAGCAAGGCCAGCCCCCTCGGGGGGCAGCGTAGTACACGAAGTGACAAGCGTGGGGGCCATATATTTTCAGTCGCGGGTGACGCGCACCAGTTCTTCGCGCGAGGTGATGCCCGTTTGCACCAGTCGCTCGCCGTCGTCGCGCATCAGGGTCATGCCGGCCTTGAGCGCGGCCTCACGGATCTCGGCCTCGGCCGCGCGGTTGTGGATCTGCGCCCGGATCGCGTCGTCGGTGACCAGCAACTCAAACACGCCGGTGCGGCCTTGGTAGCCGGTGTGGCCGCAGTCGGCGCAGCCGGCGCCGGCGCAGGACTTGCACAGCTTGCGCACCAGCCGCTGCGCCAGCACGCCGAGCAGCGACGAGCTCAGCAAGAACGGCTCCACGCCCATGTCGGTCAGCCGCGTGACCGCGCTGGCGGCGTCGTTGGTGTGCAGCGTGGCCAGCACCAGGTGGCCGGTGAGCGAGGCCTGGATGGCAATCTGCGCGGTCTCGAAGTCGCGGATCTCGCCGATCATGATCACGTCCGGGTCCTGCCGCAGGATGGCGCGCAGGGCCTTGGCAAAGGTCAGGTCGATCTTGGCATTCACCTGGGTCTGGCCGACGCCCGCCAGCTCGTACTCGATCGGGTCTTCCACCGTCATGATGTTGCTGCGCGCCGCGTCCAACCGGCTCAGCGCCGCATACAGCGTGGTGGTCTTGCCCGAGCCGGTGGGGCCGGTGACCAGGATGATGCCGTGCGGCTGCGCGATCAGGTGCTGCAGCCGGGCCAGCGCATCGCCCTGCATGCCGACCGATTCCAGGCTCAGCTTGG encodes:
- the soxX gene encoding sulfur oxidation c-type cytochrome SoxX, producing MKFLLPAAAFLLAGCASAPAAPDYDQLTVAIMKASFRDQGIARTDRLAQDDTNRACSAADVAGKPLDEATARALEAANLKTVKMPLDGKFLGDWKEGEKIAQDGRGMTWNDKAGALSGGNCYNCHQISKQELSFGTIGPSLYHYGKTRGVTDPDSPAARAVVEYTWRKIWNAKSYNACSDMPRFGHAGILNEQQIRDVMALLLDPKSPVNQ
- the soxA gene encoding sulfur oxidation c-type cytochrome SoxA yields the protein MTKILAMAALVGLAASAAWAQKTTEEGIAEYRAMLQDGNPAELFEAKGEDLWKKPRGPKNASLEKCDLGKGAGVVKGAFVELPRYFPDTKRVQDLESRLLTCMETLQGFNAAEIANTPFGKGEQANLEGLVAWISSESRGMKFNLPQSRTEEKTMYEVGKRLFFARAGTHDFACASCHGTDNKRIRLQDLPNLTKPSGAASGFGSWPAYRVSSGELWGMQRRLNDCYRQQRFPYPRFGSDATIALAVYMGVTGKGGESVAPAIKR
- the soxZ gene encoding thiosulfate oxidation carrier complex protein SoxZ is translated as MGDPMRIRAQVAGANAVVRVLMAHEMESGQRKDSAGKMIPAWHIQDVTATLNGKTVMTAEWGPAVSKNPFLQFTVKGAKAGDKIGISWKDTKGDSRTDEATVS
- the soxY gene encoding thiosulfate oxidation carrier protein SoxY — its product is MQTRRETLHRSAVVASLLAATGLFPQFAWAYNNTAFDAKSVPDVLKALGAGAPVASKDVMIEGPDIAENGAVVPVGASTTLAGPKQILILVEKNPSTLAAVFHVNDSIEPNFKTRVKMGQTSDVYVVAVMADGRALFAKKEIKVTLGGCGG
- a CDS encoding ABC transporter ATP-binding protein/permease, which translates into the protein MSLSTKITDFKVFTRKVWALSLPYFQSEEKWKARGLLVAIVLLNLGAVYMLVLLNDWNRLFYDALQNKNEPVFWTQLGRFTYLAFAFILIAVYRFYLTQLLELRWRAWMTGHYLQRWLAHHAFYQLELARFTGDAGATPDNPDQRIQEDLNLFTSYTISLTMGLLNAVVTLASFVGILWSLSGGFAFKFDGGSYNIPGFMVWMAVLYCMAGSVATHYIGRPQIRLNFLQQRYEADFRHHMVRVREYSESIALDKGEAVERAQLDGRFSSVLSNFLKLLKAQKNLVWFTNFFGQAAVVFPFIVAAPRFFSGAIQLGELMQIASAFGRVQDSLGWFVDNYSSLAAWRATADRLTSFEESMAAQAQTQSTLGATNSVAPDTLATHGLTLALPGGTVLLSDVTLHARAGDSVLIKGPSGSGKSTLFRAFAGIWPFARGRVEQPADSMFIPQRPYFPNGRLRDALAYPLPADQYTDAALRQALTDALLPQLATQLDTQDAWSQKLSGGEQQRLAIARVLLKKPKWIFADEATSALDEPAEKQVYERLLAQVQHAGGAIVSIAHRPALSALHSQRWTLEKRPEGAPSLYQIKESAS
- a CDS encoding 5'-nucleotidase, which gives rise to MAASLDGQLVVAISSRALFDFEQENELFEQGDDRAYMRLQLERLEQPARPGVAFSLVKKLLAFNGDAKRVEVVILSRNDPVSGLRVFRSAQASRLEIERGVFTKGRAPYGYLRPLQANLFLSASPGDVRAALDQGFAAATVHTGSVQARDTYPNEVRIAFDGDAVLFSDEAEQVFQRAGLEAFQSHEKRHAGKPLPPGPFKPLLQALHRLQKEGTATMSIRTALVTARSAPAHDRAIRTLMNWNIEIDEAMFLGGLPKGEFLREFEPDFFFDDQTGHVNSAAQHVPAGHVVSGVANQIKGPAT
- the gspF gene encoding type II secretion system inner membrane protein GspF, whose translation is MPAYSFEALDAQGQIRKGVMEADTARSARGLLRVQSLVPLSVEPLGSGAAAGAGRLGLGTTLFTPRVFNATGLAIWTRQVAGLVSSGLPLERALTALTEEAENEAQRNLVASLRAEVNAGAPFARALAQHPREFSPIYTAVIGAGEQTGHLGLVLERLADDLEEQQALTAKLIGAALYPAIVTLVAIVIVMFLVGYVVPQVANVFAGSKRALPFLTVAMLAISDFVRHYGWFMLIALILIAIGARVALRNEAFREKFDAAWLNLPLLGKLARGYNAARFTSTLAMLAAAGVPILKALQAAAETLNNRAMRADALDALVLVREGAPLASAIGQKKRFPGLVSMFARLGEQTGQLPVMLARAASQLGAEVQRRAMQLATILEPLLIVAMGLVVMLIVLAVMLPIIELNQLVK
- a CDS encoding GspE/PulE family protein; translated protein: MRYPLPYAFARTYQLLLEDDGQGRTLWHTGQPDPGAWGEVMRKYAVRSVQQADAPALAQRISAAYAQGESSAATVVSEVEGDADLSRMMQELPAIEDLLETSDDAPIIRMLNALLTQAARDGASDIHIEPYERHSSVRFRVDGSLREVVQPNRALHAALISRLKIMAELDISEKRLPQDGRISLRIGTRAVDVRVSTLPSAHGERAVLRLLDKSESKLSLESVGMQGDALARLQHLIAQPHGIILVTGPTGSGKTTTLYAALSRLDAARSNIMTVEDPIEYELAGVGQTQVNAKIDLTFAKALRAILRQDPDVIMIGEIRDFETAQIAIQASLTGHLVLATLHTNDAASAVTRLTDMGVEPFLLSSSLLGVLAQRLVRKLCKSCAGAGCADCGHTGYQGRTGVFELLVTDDAIRAQIHNRAAEAEIREAALKAGMTLMRDDGERLVQTGITSREELVRVTRD